From the genome of Acidobacteriota bacterium:
GCCCAGAGCTCGTCGTCCACATCCCGCCGCGCAAGACCCCGCGCCCGCTCCCCTCGGTGCTCAGCGCGGCGGAACTCGAACGGTTGTTTACCCAGGAAGCCTTGCCCAAGCATCGCGCGTTGTTGATGACTGGGTACGCGGCGGGACTGCGTGTCACCGAAGTGACCCGCTTGCGCATCACGGATGTCGATAGCGATCGCATGATGCTGCGCGTGAGCAGCGGGAAGGGCGACAAAGATCGGTACACACTGCTGTCTCCCCGGTTGCTCGCGGTGTTGCGCAGTTATTGGCCCCAGGAACGATCCCGTGTCTGGCTCTTCCCGGGACGGACGCCCGAACTCCCGATCAGTCCCGTCACCGCGGAACAGGTTTTCCGCTACGCCAAAGCGCGGGCGGGCATCACGAAGCGTGGCGGGTTCCACCTGCTACGGCACGCGTTCGCGACACATTTGCTGGAGGCGGGAGTCGATCTCCGCACGATTCAGAAACTGCTGGGCCAC
Proteins encoded in this window:
- a CDS encoding tyrosine-type recombinase/integrase → MDTRFQTLMHEEMVLRRFSVSTQRTYLALVDRCAAHFHQAPDTLTADQIRAYLLFLTDDRHFVWSSVNCVASALRFFYGSVLRRPELVVHIPPRKTPRPLPSVLSAAELERLFTQEALPKHRALLMTGYAAGLRVTEVTRLRITDVDSDRMMLRVSSGKGDKDRYTLLSPRLLAVLRSYWPQERSRVWLFPGRTPELPISPVTAEQVFRYAKARAGITKRGGFHLLRHAFATHLLEAGVDLRTIQKLLGHASISSTARYVHLTRTSVTATQSPFDRLHLSALLVPPTQ